From a region of the Odoribacter splanchnicus DSM 20712 genome:
- the glyA gene encoding serine hydroxymethyltransferase: MERDTVIFDLIKKECQRQKEGIELIASENFVSDEVMEAMGSCLTNKYAEGYPGARYYGGCQIVDQTEQLAIDRACKLFGAEYANVQPHSGAQANAAVFFACMKPGDTYLGLDLAHGGHLSHGSPVNLSGINYKPIAYHVKEDTGLVDYDEMERLALEHKPKMIVSGASAYSRDWDYKRMREIADKVGAILMYDMAHPAGLIAKGLLNNPFEYCHIVTTTTHKTLRGPRGGMILLPKDFPNPWGLKTPKGEIKMMSQVINFSVFPGQQGGPLEHVIAAKAVAFEEALSDSYTEYAKQVQRNAKVLAQAFMDKGYKVVSGGTDNHCMLIDLRTKFPELTGKKAENTLVKADITINKNMVPFDSRSPFQTSGIRVGTPAITTRGLKEEDMKVIVDMIDRILSNIDDENVIAEVKKEVNTMMNPRPMFAW, encoded by the coding sequence ATGGAAAGAGATACCGTTATATTTGACCTGATTAAAAAGGAGTGCCAGCGTCAAAAAGAAGGAATCGAACTGATTGCTTCTGAAAATTTTGTGAGTGATGAAGTCATGGAAGCCATGGGTTCGTGCCTGACTAATAAATATGCAGAAGGTTATCCCGGAGCCCGTTATTACGGTGGTTGCCAGATCGTCGACCAGACCGAACAATTGGCGATCGACCGGGCATGTAAATTATTCGGTGCCGAATATGCGAACGTGCAGCCTCATTCCGGAGCACAAGCCAATGCTGCCGTATTTTTTGCTTGTATGAAACCGGGCGATACTTACCTGGGACTGGATTTGGCTCACGGAGGTCACCTGTCTCACGGATCACCTGTCAACCTTTCAGGAATCAACTATAAACCGATCGCTTATCATGTAAAAGAAGATACCGGTCTGGTAGACTATGATGAAATGGAACGCCTGGCACTCGAACATAAACCGAAAATGATCGTTTCGGGAGCTTCTGCTTATTCCCGTGACTGGGATTATAAACGGATGCGTGAAATCGCCGATAAAGTAGGTGCTATATTGATGTATGATATGGCTCATCCGGCCGGTTTAATCGCCAAAGGCTTGCTGAACAATCCGTTCGAATATTGCCACATTGTAACGACCACCACGCACAAGACCTTACGCGGACCGCGTGGAGGTATGATTTTACTTCCCAAAGATTTCCCGAATCCCTGGGGATTGAAAACGCCGAAAGGAGAAATCAAGATGATGTCACAAGTCATCAATTTTTCAGTATTCCCGGGACAGCAAGGCGGACCGCTCGAACATGTCATCGCAGCTAAAGCTGTTGCTTTCGAAGAAGCGTTGTCTGATTCTTACACCGAATATGCAAAACAAGTGCAGAGGAACGCAAAAGTTTTGGCACAAGCTTTCATGGATAAAGGATATAAAGTGGTTTCAGGCGGTACAGACAACCATTGCATGCTGATCGACCTGCGGACTAAATTCCCGGAACTGACCGGTAAAAAAGCTGAAAATACCCTGGTAAAAGCCGACATTACGATCAACAAAAACATGGTGCCTTTCGACAGCCGTTCTCCGTTCCAGACTTCCGGTATCCGTGTCGGAACTCCGGCTATTACAACCCGTGGTCTGAAAGAAGAGGATATGAAAGTGATCGTCGACATGATCGACCGGATCCTGTCGAATATCGACGATGAAAACGTCATTGCAGAAGTGAAGAAAGAAGTCAATACGATGATGAATCCCCGTCCGATGTTCGCCTGGTAA
- a CDS encoding serine hydrolase domain-containing protein, translating into MKSRKWKKISALLFLGIALLFLLMPTYMQEALIHWFPDISDTYIFPSDTVGKADSCWEWPVARDANRYRMTDDEEAYLEKYGTVAYLVIQDDSIRYEEYREDWTPQKLSNIFSATKSIVGLLVGIAYDEGFIESLDDKVSKYLPEFGEGDKITIRNLLTMSSGLDWDEAYTALISKTTQAYYGDRIRDLIMDLKVVEEPGKKYSYKSGDTQLLSFVLEAALDKVHKEKEYEWGIFKTEVKVHSPVSISEYAERKLWKPLGACNDALWNLDREDGDEKTYCCFNTTARDLARLGRLILNKGNWNGRQLISETYLNEAITPAGYLENEFGDGSLDYYGFQIWIMHYKEMRFPAFRGLGGQYMFVIPQKNAIVIRLGHKRSDEYIREKTIDMDAYLDIAFKILE; encoded by the coding sequence ATGAAGAGCAGAAAATGGAAAAAAATCAGTGCCCTGCTGTTTCTGGGGATTGCCCTGCTGTTTCTGCTGATGCCGACTTATATGCAGGAGGCTTTGATTCACTGGTTCCCGGATATTTCGGATACCTATATTTTTCCGTCGGATACGGTGGGAAAAGCTGATTCCTGCTGGGAATGGCCGGTGGCCAGGGACGCCAATCGATACCGGATGACCGACGACGAAGAGGCGTATCTCGAAAAATACGGAACGGTGGCTTATCTCGTCATTCAGGACGATAGTATCCGGTATGAGGAATACCGGGAAGATTGGACACCGCAAAAGCTTTCCAATATATTTTCCGCTACCAAAAGTATTGTCGGCCTGCTGGTCGGCATAGCTTATGACGAAGGATTTATCGAAAGTCTGGATGATAAAGTCAGCAAATATTTGCCTGAATTCGGGGAGGGGGATAAAATTACGATCCGCAATCTTTTGACGATGAGTTCGGGATTGGACTGGGATGAAGCCTATACCGCCCTGATTTCGAAAACCACTCAGGCTTACTATGGTGATCGGATCCGGGATTTGATTATGGATTTGAAAGTAGTCGAAGAACCTGGAAAAAAGTATTCCTATAAAAGCGGTGATACTCAATTACTTTCATTTGTGCTCGAAGCAGCTTTAGATAAGGTGCATAAAGAGAAGGAATATGAGTGGGGGATCTTTAAGACAGAAGTGAAAGTCCATAGCCCGGTGAGTATCAGTGAATATGCTGAAAGAAAATTATGGAAACCCCTGGGAGCCTGCAACGACGCTTTGTGGAACCTGGACCGGGAAGACGGGGATGAGAAAACATATTGTTGTTTCAATACGACGGCCCGGGATTTGGCGCGGCTCGGACGTTTGATTCTGAATAAAGGAAATTGGAACGGCCGGCAGCTGATCTCCGAAACTTATCTGAATGAAGCGATAACTCCAGCCGGATATCTGGAAAATGAGTTCGGAGACGGATCATTGGATTATTATGGTTTTCAAATCTGGATTATGCATTACAAAGAGATGCGGTTTCCTGCGTTTCGGGGGCTAGGAGGACAGTATATGTTCGTCATTCCTCAGAAAAATGCTATCGTGATTCGTTTGGGGCATAAACGCAGTGACGAATATATCCGGGAGAAAACGATCGATATGGATGCTTATCTCGATATTGCTTTTAAGATCCTGGAGTGA
- the coaD gene encoding pantetheine-phosphate adenylyltransferase, which yields MAIFLTFSFIYNVCFAMFAELIYSTMEKIAVFPGSFDPFTVGHEEIVRRGLKLFDKIIIAVGVNPVKKEFLDTDCRIRLIRKAFEDTDRVTVEPYFGLTVDFCRQVNAHIIIRGLRTAADFEYERAVGQANRAMDGRIETVFVLTSTEHTFVSSTIVRNIYLNGGDVTRFLPERLTTEDLRECEKGG from the coding sequence ATGGCAATATTTTTGACTTTTTCTTTTATTTATAACGTTTGTTTCGCTATGTTTGCCGAATTGATTTATTCGACTATGGAAAAAATTGCTGTATTTCCCGGATCCTTTGATCCTTTTACGGTCGGGCATGAAGAGATCGTAAGAAGGGGCTTGAAATTGTTCGATAAGATTATTATTGCTGTCGGTGTCAATCCCGTTAAGAAGGAATTTCTCGATACGGATTGTCGTATTCGTTTGATTAGAAAGGCTTTTGAAGATACCGATCGGGTGACGGTAGAACCTTATTTCGGTTTGACCGTAGATTTTTGCAGGCAGGTGAATGCCCACATCATTATCCGGGGCCTGAGGACGGCGGCCGATTTTGAATACGAACGTGCTGTCGGACAAGCTAACCGGGCCATGGATGGACGTATCGAGACGGTCTTTGTGCTGACCTCGACCGAGCATACATTTGTAAGTTCGACGATTGTCCGTAATATTTATTTGAACGGCGGGGATGTCACCCGTTTCTTACCGGAACGTTTGACAACCGAGGATTTGAGGGAATGTGAAAAGGGAGGTTAA
- a CDS encoding biotin/lipoyl-containing protein, protein MAQKLLIRDLTLRDGQQSSFATRMTQQQIDRVLPFYKDANFYAMEVWGGAVPDSVMRYLNENPWDRLEKIKAVVGNVSKLTALSRGRNLFGYAPYTDEIIEGFCRNSIESGLGIMRIFDALNDVNNVKSTIKYVKKYGGIADCAVCYTIDPKYPKLGLLDKLKGKKNPEPVFTNAYFLDKAKQMAALGADMVTIKDMSGLIQPSRIAELIPLFKQNLSIPVDFHTHCTPGYGLGAVLMAIIKGVDIVDTNIWNFAGGTGAPAIELVYIFCKKLGVELDVNMEAVAKINKELYGIRKELEAVDASKQFPNPFNPLTDQLPAEIDKEFDKAIEAAKANNEEALLNACHAIEAYFNFPKPNELVKKAEVPGGMYSNMVAQLKQLNSMDILEKAMELIPTVRLAAGLPPLVTPTSQIVGAQAVNCALDIKAGKPMYSNVSNQFVNLVKGEYGKTPVPVDPEFRLKIAGTREEIPYDTSKYQMQPNPELPEAGGVKLAANEKEVLLLELFPQVAKNFLTKQKVAAYEAQHKADAPQAEKVVAEEKKNEPITGKTVKAPMPGSILRFTVKPGDTVTKGQTVVILEAMKMENSIATDYAGTVKRLLVKEGTTVAADAPMIEIEA, encoded by the coding sequence ATGGCACAAAAATTATTAATCAGAGATCTTACTTTGAGAGACGGCCAGCAATCTTCTTTTGCAACCCGTATGACTCAGCAGCAGATCGACAGGGTATTACCGTTTTATAAAGATGCAAACTTCTATGCAATGGAAGTTTGGGGAGGAGCTGTTCCTGATTCAGTAATGCGTTACCTGAATGAAAATCCATGGGATAGATTGGAAAAAATCAAAGCCGTAGTGGGTAATGTATCCAAATTAACAGCATTATCCAGAGGTCGTAACCTATTCGGATATGCTCCTTACACAGACGAAATTATCGAAGGTTTCTGCCGCAATTCGATCGAATCGGGCTTAGGAATCATGCGTATTTTCGATGCATTGAACGATGTGAACAACGTCAAATCGACCATTAAATATGTGAAGAAATACGGTGGAATTGCCGACTGTGCAGTATGTTACACCATCGACCCGAAATATCCGAAACTGGGCTTACTCGACAAATTGAAAGGTAAAAAGAATCCGGAACCTGTATTTACCAACGCCTATTTCCTGGACAAAGCAAAACAAATGGCTGCCCTGGGAGCCGACATGGTGACCATCAAAGATATGAGTGGTTTGATCCAACCTTCACGGATTGCAGAATTAATTCCGTTATTCAAACAGAATCTGTCTATTCCGGTAGATTTCCATACTCACTGTACCCCGGGTTATGGATTGGGTGCCGTCCTGATGGCTATCATCAAAGGCGTAGATATCGTCGATACCAATATCTGGAACTTTGCCGGCGGAACCGGAGCCCCTGCTATCGAACTGGTTTATATATTCTGTAAGAAATTAGGTGTCGAACTGGACGTCAACATGGAAGCCGTTGCTAAAATCAACAAAGAGCTTTACGGCATCCGTAAAGAACTGGAAGCGGTAGATGCCAGCAAGCAATTCCCGAATCCGTTCAACCCGTTGACAGACCAGTTACCAGCTGAAATCGACAAAGAATTCGATAAAGCGATCGAAGCTGCCAAAGCAAACAACGAAGAAGCTTTATTGAATGCTTGTCATGCTATCGAGGCTTATTTCAATTTCCCGAAACCCAATGAATTGGTAAAGAAAGCCGAAGTTCCCGGTGGTATGTACAGTAATATGGTCGCTCAGCTGAAACAATTGAATTCTATGGATATTCTGGAAAAAGCTATGGAATTGATTCCGACCGTACGTTTAGCAGCCGGATTGCCTCCTTTGGTAACTCCTACCAGCCAGATCGTCGGTGCACAAGCGGTTAACTGTGCTCTGGATATTAAAGCCGGGAAACCGATGTACAGCAATGTTTCCAATCAATTTGTGAACCTGGTGAAAGGGGAATATGGAAAAACTCCGGTCCCTGTAGATCCCGAATTCCGTCTGAAAATAGCAGGTACCCGCGAGGAAATCCCTTACGATACCAGCAAATACCAAATGCAGCCAAACCCCGAATTACCGGAAGCAGGCGGAGTGAAACTGGCTGCCAATGAGAAAGAAGTATTGTTGCTCGAACTCTTCCCGCAGGTAGCTAAAAACTTCCTGACTAAACAGAAAGTAGCTGCTTATGAAGCACAGCATAAAGCTGACGCACCCCAGGCAGAAAAAGTGGTTGCTGAAGAGAAGAAAAACGAACCGATCACCGGTAAGACAGTAAAAGCACCGATGCCGGGTAGTATTTTACGCTTCACCGTAAAACCAGGCGATACGGTAACCAAAGGTCAGACTGTAGTCATACTCGAAGCCATGAAAATGGAAAACAGTATCGCAACCGACTATGCAGGTACTGTAAAACGTTTGTTGGTAAAAGAAGGTACTACTGTAGCTGCCGATGCTCCGATGATCGAAATCGAAGCTTAA